Within the Rhodopirellula bahusiensis genome, the region ATCAAGATGGCGGCCAATCCAACGAGGATCATTAGCACGACAATTAATTCCACCAGCGTAAACGCGGTTCGTTTTTTAGGTTTGGTAATCATTTGGGTATTCCTTGGGGACATATTCGAACGCAGTCGATGCCGCACCATCAAAATTGAATGTGTTTGATGCCTGGTGAAATTCAGGACCGAAAAACTCTAGCACGCAATCGGTGATTGCCATTGAAATCAAGTGGAAAACCGTGAAACAGGGAAGGTTTCCTCAAGATAGGGCTCCGCAACCGTTCACGATTGCAGGATTCTCTGTTCATAGCGTTCCAACCGTTATTTCCCTCAAGCCGTAAAGTCAGGGCAGACGACAAAACCGTTACGGGCTTCTACTACGTCAATCTCGGAGGGCACTGAGATGTCAAACGCAGCTTCCCGGCTGAGGCGACAGCTCTATGCAATGTCGTTGACGCTGGCAATCGGGTCATGGACTAGCGGGCAAGAATTGCCGCGGCCGACGCTGGAACTGAATGGTTCCGAGGGGAACAATCCATCCGACTTTCGAAACATGCTGCTTTTGGGCGAAGCAGCGGACATGGATGATGCCGTTCTGTCCGGACCCAATGTTCCCTCGAAGGGGCTGGCAAAGATCAGTCCGGTCGAACAGATCCCAGCTGGGCGATCGAGCGACTCGCTCAAGATCATTCAGTTCGAGGACGTTCCACTTTCGGAGGCGATGAAGCTCTTCGCGATCGAAACCGGGCTCAATATTCTCTGCTCGGCTGACGCGGGCAGTACGCCAATCACCGTGTATCTCCACGGCGTCGAACCCGTTGCCGCTTTGGAGGCAATCGTCAAAGCCAACGGGCTGTTCTACCGCATGGACAACGCATCAGGCATTTTTCGGATTTCCACAGCGGAGGAGTACGAAAAGGATCTGACCAGCTTTCGTGAAGAACAAACACGCGTATTCACGCTGCTCTATCCGAATCCGGTCGCCGTTGCGCAGGTCATCGGTCAGATCTACGGTGATCGAGTGGATTTGAACATGGCCGATTCAGACACGGACGAACTGAACGATCTATCTCAGCGTTTCAATCGCTTCGATTTGGTGGATGGTCGAGCCTTAGGATTGGGGACTTTTGAAGCGTCGGGCGATGGCAGTGTCAGCTCGGGCAGCATCGGCGGTGGATCAAGTGGAGGACTGGGGGGATTGCAAGGCGGTGGCGGACTCACCGGCCGATCTCGTTCGCGATCGCTGTTGAACCCGGGGGCAGTAAGTCGGGTTGGCGAAAACTTGACCGCCCGAGAGATCCAGGAGATTGAAAGCCGCATGGCTGCAATTGGTGACGTTTCCCATGAGACACGTTCGCGGTTGATGCATGAAGGCAAGGCAACCATTTACGTTTCGACTATCCGCCGGAACAATCAGATCGTTGTGCGGACTGCGGATGTTCACTCGATGGCGGAGATCGAGCAACTGATTCTCGAACTGGATGTTCCAACACCAACGGTTTTGCTTGAGGTAAAGGTTCTGCGGATCGAATTGGCCGACGGGGTGAACACGGCTTTTGAATACTTCTCTCAAGCAGATAGCATGGCAACAGGGTTTAGCGATGGGAGTCCCTACCCCTCTTTTCCTGGTAGCAATGTAGCCGGTCGTGCCTTGGCGTCTGGCTTGGGAGTTTCGGGGACTTTGCCAGGGGCGCTGACGTTTCAGGTCGTCGATCGAAACTTTCAGTTCCGAATGCAAGCGTTGAAAAGCCAAAACCGAGTGACCGCGTTGGCGACTCCATTGATTTTGACTGCCAACAATGAGGTCAGTCGAATCTTTGTTGGCGATACCCTGCCATTCACTGTCGGATTCACACCTTCCCAAGTCATCGGTGGGATCAACGCTGCTTCGGGGGCTGTCAGTGCGACACCGATCACCGAGTTGCGTGATGTCGGCCAATCGTTGCTGATTACCCCCAACATCAACGCGGATCGGACGGTGACACTGCGTGTGGTGGAGGAAAACTCGGAGCGGATCTTGGGTGGAGCGTCGATTCCAATTCCAGATGCTACTGGGGTTGGCGTGACTTCGGTGAGCGTCGACACGGTTCGCCGCAGGACGGTCAGCGGCACGATGGTGGCTCAAGATGGGATGGCTGTCGCCCTGGGCG harbors:
- a CDS encoding type II secretion system protein GspD; protein product: MSNAASRLRRQLYAMSLTLAIGSWTSGQELPRPTLELNGSEGNNPSDFRNMLLLGEAADMDDAVLSGPNVPSKGLAKISPVEQIPAGRSSDSLKIIQFEDVPLSEAMKLFAIETGLNILCSADAGSTPITVYLHGVEPVAALEAIVKANGLFYRMDNASGIFRISTAEEYEKDLTSFREEQTRVFTLLYPNPVAVAQVIGQIYGDRVDLNMADSDTDELNDLSQRFNRFDLVDGRALGLGTFEASGDGSVSSGSIGGGSSGGLGGLQGGGGLTGRSRSRSLLNPGAVSRVGENLTAREIQEIESRMAAIGDVSHETRSRLMHEGKATIYVSTIRRNNQIVVRTADVHSMAEIEQLILELDVPTPTVLLEVKVLRIELADGVNTAFEYFSQADSMATGFSDGSPYPSFPGSNVAGRALASGLGVSGTLPGALTFQVVDRNFQFRMQALKSQNRVTALATPLILTANNEVSRIFVGDTLPFTVGFTPSQVIGGINAASGAVSATPITELRDVGQSLLITPNINADRTVTLRVVEENSERILGGASIPIPDATGVGVTSVSVDTVRRRTVSGTMVAQDGMAVALGGLIEERISSSHDRVPILGDIPGVGFLFRRNADNRSRSELVVMIRPCVFSTPSESAARSQTMLHELSLHPNSPDATGDLNTYLACDVIRAEPECRERAKLFRFHNVKGSP